The following are encoded in a window of Fusarium oxysporum f. sp. lycopersici 4287 chromosome 5, whole genome shotgun sequence genomic DNA:
- a CDS encoding CMGC/CLK protein kinase, giving the protein MSTPTTATATLPHYNPHHYQPSYAHSHTHHQTYQPNPSANFRSTVSNQNILPPPVSSAVSPSHSAILPPPYQLSPLGYSSSGSNGISLTNSNSRSAHHAQEPSPRHDAAYSAGSMTERAPATRAEQPSRKRRRSREPDWGTFYKNGLPKEIIVIDDTPEPEANTSRKITNGTAAAPSDNTSSQVAKKRRREDESGTVQASGYHIKYLESQHSTPLQVSTPAGSSNSSSDRTNSALNTTAPTSLSSNGQYEEGLAPLKRKRTRQQVANEAKRRDVDGLGDFFTYKPPPFPPKKASEVNVQVIHDRHYNKNVKVDDDDGHYIVVPDAELTEKYQIVRLLGQGTFGKVVEAHDRKRNKAVAVKIIRSVQKYRDASRIELRVLETLKRNDAENRNRCIHLRDCFDYRGHICIVMDLLDQSVFDFLKGNGFVPFPNSQIQSFARQLFTSVAFLHDLNLIHTDLKPENILLCNHAYQTFTYNRKIPSSSSTISRQATQRRVLLDTEIRLIDFGSATFQDEYHSSVVSTRHYRAPEIILGLGWSFPCDIWSIGCILVEFFTGDALFQTHDNLEHLAMMEAVVGSRIDSHLVQAVNKMSSRSGGNAASKYFKRLKLDYPTPDTTRGSRRFVKAMKHLDQIIPGNNTFLKNFVDLLKKIFVYDPAHRITAKQALQHPWLKEMAQPDDGTEAAKIRMERIRMEQQAQRHGYVRS; this is encoded by the exons atgtcaacaccaactaCAGCGACGGCTACGCTTCCACACTACAATCCTCACCATTACCAGCCCTCCTATGCCCATTCGCACACGCATCATCAGACTTATCAGCCGAACCCCAGCGCCAATTTTCGCTCTACTGTATCGAATCAGAATATCCTACCACCTCCGGTCTCTTCGGCCGTGTCGCCTTCCCACAGTGCCATTCTGCCGCCGCCGTACCAGCTCTCGCCTTTGGGATACTCTTCATCGGGTTCGAATGGAATAAGTTTGACCAACTCCAATTCTCGCTCTGCACACCACGCTCAGGAACCCAGCCCGCGACACGACGCGGCATACTCTGCAGGAAGCATGACGGAGCGAGCCCCTGCTACTCGCGCTGAGCAACCCTCGAGAAAGCGTAGACGCTCCAGAGAGCCCGACTGGGGCACCTTCTACAAGAATGGCCTGCCAAAGGAAATCATCGTCATTGACGACACACCCGAGCCTGAAGCAAACACTAGCCGGAAAATTACGAATGGCACTGCTGCTGCGCCCAGCGATAACACGAGCAGTCAGGTGGCTAAGAAGAGGAGACGAGAAGACGAGTCTGGCACTGTCCAGGCTTCGGGTTATCACATCAAATACCTCGAATCACAACACAGCACCCCTTTGCAGGTGTCAACACCAGCGGGCTCGTCCAATTCTAGCAGTGACCGCACCAATTCGGCACTTAACACTACCGCCCCGACATCACTTTCATCCAACGGCCAGTACGAGGAGGGACTGGCCCCCCTTAAGCGAAAGCGCACCCGTCAACAGGTGGCTAACGAAGCCAAACGTCGCGATGTAGATGGCCTCGGGGACTTCTTCACGTACAAGCCTCCACCTTTCCCTCCCAAGAAGGCGTCTGAGGTTAACGTACAAGTTATCCATGAC CGACATTACAACAAAAACGtcaaggttgatgatgacgatggtcATTACATTGTCGTTCCTGATGCTGAACTCACAGAAAAGT ACCAGATTGTCCGCCTACTGGGTCAGGGAACCTTCGGCAAGGTCGTTGAAGCCCACGATCGAAAACGTAACAAGGCCGTGGCGGTCAAGATCATCCGATCGGTTCAGAAATACAGAGATGCCTCACGGATAGAACTTCGCGTTCTCGAAACCCTCAAACGAAACGATGCAGAGAACCGTAACCGATGCATCCATCTACGAGACTGTTTCGACTATCGCGGCCACATTTGTATCGTCATGGATTTGCTTGATCAGAGTGTTTTCGATTTCCTCAAGGGCAATGGATTCGTTCCTTTTCCCAACAGTCAGATTCAGAGTTTTGCCCGACAACTCTTCACCAGTGTTGCTT TTCTGCACGACCTCAACTTGATCCATACCGACCTCAAGCCCGAGAACATCTTGCTCTGTAATCATGCCTATCAGACCTTTACATATAACCGCAAGAtcccttcttcctcttcgactATCAGCCGTCAAGCTACACAGCGGCGTGTTCTACTGGATACAGAGATTCGGctcattgactttggctcTGCCACATTCCAAGACGAGTACCACTCCTCCGTGGTTTCAACACGCCATTACCGTGCCCCAGAAATcatccttggacttggatgGTCGTTCCCTTGTGACATCTGGAGCATAGGATGCATCCTTGTCGAGTTCTTCACGGGTGATGCTCTCTTCCAGACTCATGATAATTTGGAACACCTGGCCATGATGGAGGCTGTCGTCGGATCAAGAATCGATAGCCATCTTGTCCAGGCTGTCAACAAGATGTCTTCAAGAAGTGGTGGTAATGCCGCCTCGAA ATATTTCAAGAGACTCAAACTTGACTATCCTACGCCAGATACAACTCGCGGCTCCCGTCGCTTTGTGAAGGCGATGAAGCACCTCGAT CAAATCATTCCCGGAAACAACACTTTCCTCAAGAACTTTGTCGATCTGCTAAAGAAGATATTCGTCTACGACCCTGCCCATCGTATTACTGCAAAGCAAGCCTTGCAGCACCCTTGGCTTAAGGAGATGGCCCAACCTGACGACGGCACCGAGGCGGCTAAGATCCGCATGGAGCGGATACGCATGGAACAACAGGCTCAGAGACATGGATATGTCCGAAGTTGA